Sequence from the Hyalangium minutum genome:
CAGACGGGCGTGCTGCCAGACTTCGTCGCGGGCCACAGCCTGGGCGAGTACAGCGCCCTGTTCGCCGCGGGCGCCTTCGACTTCCTCACGGGGCTGGAGCTGGTTCAGCGCCGCGGAGAGCTGATGGCCGCCGCGAAGGGGGGCGGTATGGCGGCGGTGATCGGCCTGTCCCCGGAGCGGCTCCAGGCGCTCCTCACGCGCCACGGCCTGGCTTCGCTGGATGTCGCCAACTTCAACGCGCCCCAGCAGACAGTCCTGTCCGGGCCTACCCAGGACATTCAGCTCGCTCGGCCGCTGCTCGAGCGAGAGGGGGCCCGAACGGTGGTGCCCCTCAAGGTGAGCGCTGCCTTCCACTCGCGGTACATGCGTGACGCGGCGACAGCGTTCTCGCAGTTCCTCGCGAACTACCAGTTCGCGGAGCTGAAGATCCCGGTCATCTCCAACGTCGAGGCCGCTCCGTATCAGGATGCACGTGTCGCCGAGACACTGGTGAAGCAGCTCGTCAGCCCCGTCCGCTGGGTCGAGAGCGTCGAGTTCCTCCTCAAGCAGCCGAACCCCCAGCTGCGCGAGGTGGGACCGGGCCAGGTCCTCACGGGTCTTACCCGGCAGATTGCCCAGCAGCCGCTGCGCGCCGTCTCCTGACAGCTCCTGATCCGCGTGTCAGGGCAGCCGTCCAAAAAAGCGCTCCTTGAGCGCTTTTTTCGTTTTTCCGGGCCCTTGTCATAAAACGGACGCCGCTCCCGCTCTGGACCTTCCCATGTCCCCCGCATCGACGCTGAACGAGGTGCGCTTCACTCGAGGTGAATTGGAGCAGTTCTGCCAAGCCAGCCTCGACACGAATCCCCTCCACCTCTCCGACGACTACGCGCGCAAGAGCCCCTACGGCGCGCGAATCGTTCACGGCATTCTTGGCGCGCTGACCCTCTTGGGGCGGCTGAGAGAGCGGCCCCAGCAGCGACTGGCGCGGCTGGAACTTCGCTTCCTGAATCCGCTCTTTCTGGATCAGCCCTATAGGCTCTCTATCCAGGAGCCCACGCCAGACAAGACCCTGGCCACCCTCTTTGACGGAGGCCGAGAGCTGCTCCAGTTGGTGGCGCACTTCCACACGGGCCCGCTCGCTCGTCCTCCCGCAGCTGACACTCCAGCACGGGCACCGCGCGAACAGCCTGCAGAGCTCGGACTCGAGGATCTCCGTGCAGGCCAACTCCTTGAAGAGGACTACTCACCACGTTGGTCGGTACTGACCGACCTGATACATCAGTTGGGTGTCACAGGCAAGGGCGTCGATGTGCAGCAGGCGGCGGTGCTGGCCTGGAGCAGCTATCTGATCGGCATGGAGGTACCGGGCCGGCAGGCCCTCTACTCGCGGCTGGATGCAGACTTCGACGCGGTGGCGGGTGAGGCGTCGTCTCTCCACTGCCGGACGGAGGTCCAGTCCGTGGAGAAGCAGTTCGGCCTGGTGCGGCTGCGTGCCAGGGTCGGCGCCGGGACCCCGATCGCCTCGCTGGAGTTGCGCGCCTTCGTCCGGCCAGAGCTACCACCGTCCTCGGTGGAGCTCCTCACCCGCCTGCAGCCGGAGTCGCGGGTGCTGGCCGGCAAGGTGGCGCTGGTGATCGGCGGCAGCCGGGGGCTGGGCGCCGCGCTCGTCCAAGCGCTGGCGCTCCAGGGCTGCACCGTCTACCTCAACTACCTCAAGAGCGAGCGAGAGGCGGCAGCCGTCCGGGACGCACTGGGAGCACGGGCGAGCGCGGTGCACCTGCTCCAGGGAGATGGCAGCGATCTGGAGTGGTGCCAGCGGGCCCAGGCGGAGATCCTTGGACGCCACGGGCGCCTGGACCTTCTGCTCTGCAACGCGTGTCTCCCCTTGCAGCCGCTGCGTGTGGAGCCGGATCCCACCTCGCGCCTCACCGAGTACGTGCGCAAGAGCCTGGCGCTGGTTCACGCGCCCCTCTCGTGCTTCTTGGAGGAGCTCGCCCGGCAGAAGGGGCAGGCCGTCGTCCTCTCCTCGTCCGCGGTTCGGGAGCCGCTCGCGGGCTGGCCCCACTACGTGAGCGCCAAGTGCGCCATCGAAGGGCTGGCGCGCACCGCAGCCCTCGAGTACCCCCAGGTCTCCGTCATCGTGGCACGCCCGCCCCGCCTGCTGACGGAGCTCACGAATACGCCGCTCGGCAATGACAGCGCGCTGCGCCCGGAGGCAGTGGCCACCTCCCTGGTGCGCAGCCTGCTCACGGCGCCCTCCACCGGCCAGGTGGTGATGCTCGAGGACTTCACGGACACGGCCTCTGTCAGACCGCCCACGGAGGCTCCTCCCCCGGCGCAGGAGCAAGCCGCGCCACAAGAGAAGGCCGCATCACAGGAGAAGGCCGTGCCACAGGAGCAGAAGACTGCCCCCCGCCGCAAGCTGGCCATCGCCGCCACCTTTACCGCAGAGCCCCTCCAGGAGAGCCTGGAGTTCTGGGGCGAAGAGCTGAAGCTCGGCCTGGAGGTCGAGTTCGCCCCCTACAACCAGATCTTCCAGGAGCTGCTGGCCCCCTCAAGCCTGCTCAGCGGCAACGCGGAGGGCCTCAACGTGCTGCTGCTGCGCCCCGAGGACTGGGTGCACTACGAGCACGCGGACGGCAGAGACGATCACGGCCCCGCCCACCCCGCCGAGCGCGACTTCGCCACCTTCTCCCAGAAGGTGGAGCGCAGCACGGGGGACCTGATCGCGGCGGTGAAGACCCACAAGGCCCGGAGCAAAGCCCCCTTGTTGGTGTGCCTGTGTCCATCCACCCCGGAGCTGCTGCGGCACAAGGGCTACGCCCTCTTCCTGCGCCGGATCGAGGAGCGGCTCGAGCGCGAACTCAAGGCCCAACCCGGGACGTACGTCCTCCAGGCGGCTGCGTTCGCGGAGCAGTACCCTGTCTCCCAGTACCACGATGAGGTGCGCGACCAGATGGGGCACATCCCCTACACGCCCGCGTACTTCAGCGTGCTGGGGACCCTCGTCACCCGCGCGCTCCACAGCATCCTCACCCCTCCCTTCAAGGTCATCGTCCTCGATTGCGACAACACCCTGTGGAAGGGCGTGTGCGGCGAGGATGGGCCGCAGGGCGTAGACATCTCCCCCAGCTACCGCTACCTGCAGGAGCAGATGGTGCGGCAGCAGGCGCAGGGGATGATCCTCTGCCTCTGCAGCAAGAACGTGGAGAGCGACGTCATCGAGGTGTTCAAGCAGCGCCCGGAGATGGCGCTCAAGCTGGAGCACATCACCACCCACCGCATCAACTGGCTGCCCAAGTCGCAGAATCTGCGCTCGCTGGCGGAGGAGCTCAACGTCGGGTTGGACAGCTTCATCTTCCTGGACGACAACCCGGTGGAGATCGCCGAGGTGAAGGCGGCCTGCCCGCAGGTGCTGGCGCTGACGGTGCCCAAGGAGGCCGAAGCCCTGCCCACCCTGGTCGACCACATCTGGGCCTTTGATCGGCTGGTCGTCACCGAGGAGGACAAGAAGCGCACGCAGATGTACCGCCAGAACAAGGAGCGGGACACTTACCAACAGTCCGCTACCAGCTTTGGCGAGTTCCTCCACGGGCTGGGCCTGGACATCCGCATCACCGAGATGACAGCCGCGCAGCGTCCCCGCGTGTCGCAGCTCACCCAGCGCACCAACCAGTTCAACTTCACCACGGTGCGGCGCTCCGAGGCGGAACTCCAGCAACTGGTGGACGCCGGGACGCACCAGATCTGGACCACGCAGGTGAGTGATCGCTTCGGAGACTACGGCCTGGTGGGCGTGGTGATCAGCCGGCGCGATGCCGACCGCATCTCGGTGGACTCGTTCATGCTCAGCTGCCGGGTGCTGGGCCGGGGCGTGGAGCATGCCATGCTCGCGCGCCTGGGCCAGCTCGCCCTGGACTCGGGCCTGGAGTGGGTGGAGGCCACCTTCACTCCCACCGCCAAGAACCCTCCCGCGCTCCGCTTCCTGGAGGCGGCTGGGTCGCAGTTCCGGCAGGAGGCCGAGGGCCGCAGCATCTTCCGCTTCCCCGCGCAGTACGCGGCCACGGTCACCTTCTCTCCCGACAAGGTGGACCAGCAGGACCTGGAGCTCGCCGCCAACGCCGACAAGGGCGGCAAGCCGACAGCTCCCGCCTCCATGGATGCCTCGCGGCTGGAGCGGCTCGAGCGCATCACCCGAGAGCTGTCCGAGCCCCGGCGCATCCATGAGCGCGTCAGCGCCTACCACGCCGCCCGGCGGGCGGGGCCGCTCCCCGCCCCTGAGGTCCGGCCCACCGAGCCCGCCATGAGTGCGGCGGCGGCTCCCCCATCGAATGCTCCGAGCGCTCCGAGTGCGCCTGGAGAGCCGGACGAGGCGGCGCTGTTGCGCGCCACCGTGGACTTCCTGCAGGGCATCTTCGGCCGGTTCCTCAGCGCCGCACGGACAGGGGTGAAGCTCGATACGCACTTCGAGGCGCTCGGGCTCACGTCCTTCTCGATCATCGACATCACCGTCGCGCTCGAGGACGAGCTGGGCAGCCTGCCCAAAACATTGCTCTTCGAGCACAAGACGCTGGGTAGCCTCGCGCGCTACCTCTTCACGGAGCGTCGGGCTGACCTGCTGCGGAAGGTAAAACCCACCGCCGCGCCCGCTGCCGTGCCCGTGCCCGTGCCCGCTCTCATGCCCACGGCCTCCCTGGAGCGGCCTCATTCCCAGGAAACAGCCTCCGGCCCCTCTTCGAAGACAGACATCGCGATCATCGGCATCTCGGGCCGCTACCCTCAGGCACGCAACCTCCACGAGTTCTGGGAGAGCCTGCGCGCAGGCCGGAGCAACATCACCGAGGTCCCGGCGGATCGCTGGGAACACTCGCGCTTCTACGATCCGAGCGGCAAGAA
This genomic interval carries:
- the fabD gene encoding ACP S-malonyltransferase, which gives rise to MTTIYIFPGQGSQSIGMGKELFPRYSHLLRQADALLGYSVAELCLSGPQERLSDTRFTQPALYVINALSYLETVRQTGVLPDFVAGHSLGEYSALFAAGAFDFLTGLELVQRRGELMAAAKGGGMAAVIGLSPERLQALLTRHGLASLDVANFNAPQQTVLSGPTQDIQLARPLLEREGARTVVPLKVSAAFHSRYMRDAATAFSQFLANYQFAELKIPVISNVEAAPYQDARVAETLVKQLVSPVRWVESVEFLLKQPNPQLREVGPGQVLTGLTRQIAQQPLRAVS